The sequence AACGCGTTGCGCCGTACGCACAGGCCTTGATGGCTGAAACTGACCGCACTCGCGGCGAGTACGTCGCGCCTTGCCCGCACTATCCGGAGGGCTGCGTCGGCTGCCCGTTTATCAATCTTCCGTATCCGGAGCAATTGAGACATTGTAGGTGCTTTTGACAGGGAATCCGCAGCGGTCCTAAGACGACAGGAACCCGTGAACCTTTGCTTTCGGCATTTCTTTGACTCGCTTGAAAAACTCAGTCTCGGTGATCTGCGTCGGCCACTCCAGGTTGATCGATAGAAAAAAGTCGCTCTTGTCGGGTAACTGTTTAACTTGAATCGCCTGTAGCTGCATCAGATAGCTCAGGTCGCGGATCAAGGCCTTGCGGAAATTGCCCACTTTATAAAAGTGCACCGTCCGCTTTTCGAGCGCCGCAAGAGTCAGACTTTCTTCCTCCAGCAGCAGTTGTAGCAGTTGCATATGCCGGTCCGACATCACGCGCTTGCGCGGTGATTTCAGTCGCCCGAAAAGATCCGTGACGGTATTTCGGTAAAGGGCCTTGGCAACGTGTAGACGAATCTCCGAGAAGAGCCTCCGGCACTGGCTCTCGATGCCTTTTAACGCAAACTTGAGAAACGGCGTCAGGTCGTGATTCAAAGCCCTTGTTCCGGTAAGCGCGGCGAGATAATCGGGCTTTTGCTCGTAATAGTAGTCGACATCGCGATAAACAGCGTGTCGCGCAAGCCGACACGCTGGAGCATCAGAGCTTCGAGGGCGCGGGCCGTGCGGCCGTTGCCGTCGAGAAACGGATGCATCGCGGCGAAGTGGTAGTGAAGCGCGAGAGCTTGAATAAGCGGATCGTGGTCGCGAAAAGCGGTTCGCGCGGCCTGACAAAGTTGCTGCAAAGCGGCCCCACACTCATCTCCGCCTTCAACGCCGCGGTGGTGGGGAGTGCCGAAAGTCACATTTTGATCTCGGGTGCGAAGCTGCCCCGGCGGGCAGTGATCATCATCGCATCCGGAAACGATGCGGCGATGCGTCTGACAGATTAAGGATTCGTCGATCGGACGGTCGGGCTCCAATTGGGCGATCCATCGATAGGTGGCAAGAGCGCAGGCTGCTTGCCGCTGGGACCGTGTCTCAAGCTGTTCCGGCGTCTCACGCATCGCCGCGTCCAGCTCTTTCTCTGTAAACTCAGCCCCTTCGATGCGTGATGTTCCCGCGACCTCCCGCTTCAGCTGAATCTGCTGAAGCTCCTCCGCCCAACTACGCTGATAGGGAATTTGCGTCAGCGCAAGCATCGCCGCTTTCGCGCCTAACAACTCAACTTGGATCGCTGCCCGGTCATACGCGATCCAATGATTTGGGGTTTCATACTGAATAGCCACGATGCCACTATAGGCCTGTTCATTTCCGATTGGAATACCGATTCAAAAATAGATTTACATGGAAAATTAGCTACTTGTATAGATCATCCAGGCAAATACTATCTGCTCATTCCCGGTCCATTTCCGACATGTTTCTAACTTTAGTTGACCCGATCTGTTCTTGCCTATATTTCTTGTCCGTGTCTTTTCAACGAGATTCGGCCTTTCCAGCGCACCGAAAAGGATCGCATCAACCTCATCACGGCGCATACGTCCCGCCTTGCCCGCATTATCCGGAAGGCTGCGTCGGCTGCCCGTTCATCAATCTTCCGTATCCGGAGCAACTAAAAAGAAAACAGCAAATCCTGGCCCAAGCGCTCGCGGTTTATCCTTCGCTTCAGCATCCTGAAGTCCCGGCTGTCGTTCCTTCGCCGCGCCGGTTGGGATACCGGGCGCGCGTGAAGCTCGTCGTGCGCTGGTCGAAAGGCGAAGTGCTCGCCGGGCTATATCTGCCTCAAAGTCATGACGTCGTTGACATCTCCTCCTGTCCGGTCCATCCGGAGCCGGTGAACCGCGTCGTTCAGCAGCTCAAAAAGGAAATTCAACGGCTCGGCATCGCTCCTTACGATGAGACAAATGACAGCGGCGATCTGCGTTATCTCGACATCCGCTATAGCTTCTGGTCGCGCGAGATCGTGCTGGCTTTGGTAACGCGGCACGCCGCGTTCCCCAAAGGAAACGAGCTCGCACGGGCTCTCAAAAAACGCTTTAGCTTTATCATCGGAGTAGCCCAGAATATAAATGAAGATCCCGGCAACGTCATCTGGGGGCCGCGCTCGCGTTCGCTTGCCGGCCGCGATACCGTCCTCGAACGGATCGGCCCGTGGAAGCTGAGGCTCCCCGTCGGCGTTTTTTCCCAGGCGAATCCGCCGATCGCGCGGAAAATTTATGAGAAAGTCGAGTCGTTGGCGGGTTTGAGCGGAAAGGAGACGGCGTTCGATCTCTACTGCGGCGTCGGTCCGATCTCTCTCTACCTTGCGCTTTCGGCGCGGCTTATCTGGGGCGTCGATGAAAATTCCCTCGCGATCGCGACGGCGAAGCAAAACGCGCGGATGAACGGCGTCTCCAACTGTCGCTTTTTCGAAGGGAGTGTCGTCGAAAAACTGCTAGAAGCGAAGCGCGATCTTCAGCCGATCGATCTTATCGTCGTCAACCCGCCGCGCAAGGGTGTTCAGCCCGAAGCCATGGCCGCGCTTCTGCCCTTGCAGCCTCCACGGATTATCTATGTCTCATGCGAGCCGGCGACGCTCGCTCGCGATCTCGACAGGTTTATCATAAATGGTTATCGCGTCAGCGCGATACAACCCTTCGACATGTTTCCGCAAACGGAACAGGTTGAGACGGTCGTCCTCATGAAAAGTAAAAACTAAAGTATGTGAAGGACGCATTCATCGCTCGTTAGGGTATTGACCTGCATTGCATTAGCGGCTCCTGTTGCTAGCCTATATCGAGCCGTCAAGACAATAAAAACCACAAGGAGGGTCGAACATGAAAAAGTATCTGCTAAGCGCCCTATCCTTTTTTGTTGTTCTTGCCATCGTAAGCTTTTTTGCCAACGCCGGAAACACGGCCGAAACCAAGAGCGCCCCCGATGTACAGATACAAATACAACCGGAACGGACCGAGAAAGCTCCCGGTCCGGAGGGACCTCGGGGAGAACCGGGAAGGCCGGGTCCACAAGGTGCGCCAGGGGCGCCGGGTCCTCAGGGTGCGCCTGGAGTATTATCCGGATCGTCCGGCAGCACGATTTTAGGTGTGGATTCGACGGTGGCGCTATTGGTGGGCGGTGTTCTCATACTGGTGGTGATTGTTGCGATCGTCGCCATCTCTAAAAGTGGCGGCAGTAGAGCATAATTTCTTCACCAGAACTGGAAGGGGTTACCTAAGTCAGCCTGCCTCCAGGGATGTGCGGGAACGCGCTCATCTCGTGCGTAGGTCCTAGCGGTTGCGTCTTGCAAACGTACTCCGGCTTCAACTGATCGACGCGGGTCACGCCGAGCAGACCCATCGTCACCGTGATCTCGCTCTCGAGTAATTCAAGAACTCGCACCAGCCCGGCCTGGCCCGCCGCCCCAAGGCCCCAGCCCTGAAGCTTGCCGATCCCGACCGCCTTCGCGCCGAGAGCGATCGCCTTCACCACGTCGCTGCCGCGCGTGATCCCGCCATCGAGCACGATCTCGGCCTTGCCGCCGACGGCTGCGACGATCTCCGGCAACATCTCGATCGCGGCGCGTCCGTGGTCGAGTTGCCGCCCGCCGTGATTGGAAACGTACACCGCGTTGACTCCGTGTTTCACCGCAAGCGCCGCGTCTTCCGCCGTCGCGACGCCTTTCAGAATAAAGGGCAATCCCGCCATCTCTTTGATTGCGTCCATGATCTCCCACGTGAGCACGGCGCGATACTCGTATCCGCTCTGTCGCCGGCTTGGCGGGAGCCAGCGGTCCATCATCTGGCGTTCGCGTCTGCCGTAGTGAGCGGTATCGACCGTCAGACACAGCGCCTTGTAACCGGATTTCTTCACGCGAGCGAGCAGGCTCTCCACCCATTTCAAGTCGCCCGCCACGTAGAGCTGAAATATCTTCGGGCTTGCGCTTGCTGCGGCGATTTCTTCCAGGCTCGGCTGCGTCACCGAGCTGACTAACTGGATCGTGCCGAACTCTGCGGCTGCTTTGGCGACGGCGACTCCGCCTTCGGGCGTGAGTGTTTGCAGCGAACCGATCGGCGCCAGCATGACCGGAATCCTGAGCTTGTGGCCGAGAAAGCTCGTCGAGGGATCGACGCTGGAGA is a genomic window of Candidatus Binatia bacterium containing:
- a CDS encoding Fic family protein; its protein translation is MAIQYETPNHWIAYDRAAIQVELLGAKAAMLALTQIPYQRSWAEELQQIQLKREVAGTSRIEGAEFTEKELDAAMRETPEQLETRSQRQAACALATYRWIAQLEPDRPIDESLICQTHRRIVSGCDDDHCPPGQLRTRDQNVTFGTPHHRGVEGGDECGAALQQLCQAARTAFRDHDPLIQALALHYHFAAMHPFLDGNGRTARALEALMLQRVGLRDTLFIAMSTTITSKSPIISPRLPEQGL
- the rlmD gene encoding 23S rRNA (uracil(1939)-C(5))-methyltransferase RlmD, yielding MSFQRDSAFPAHRKGSHQPHHGAYVPPCPHYPEGCVGCPFINLPYPEQLKRKQQILAQALAVYPSLQHPEVPAVVPSPRRLGYRARVKLVVRWSKGEVLAGLYLPQSHDVVDISSCPVHPEPVNRVVQQLKKEIQRLGIAPYDETNDSGDLRYLDIRYSFWSREIVLALVTRHAAFPKGNELARALKKRFSFIIGVAQNINEDPGNVIWGPRSRSLAGRDTVLERIGPWKLRLPVGVFSQANPPIARKIYEKVESLAGLSGKETAFDLYCGVGPISLYLALSARLIWGVDENSLAIATAKQNARMNGVSNCRFFEGSVVEKLLEAKRDLQPIDLIVVNPPRKGVQPEAMAALLPLQPPRIIYVSCEPATLARDLDRFIINGYRVSAIQPFDMFPQTEQVETVVLMKSKN
- a CDS encoding collagen-like protein — translated: MKKYLLSALSFFVVLAIVSFFANAGNTAETKSAPDVQIQIQPERTEKAPGPEGPRGEPGRPGPQGAPGAPGPQGAPGVLSGSSGSTILGVDSTVALLVGGVLILVVIVAIVAISKSGGSRA
- a CDS encoding alpha-hydroxy acid oxidase, with amino-acid sequence MALDFVTNQEIILAARGNLDQNAWDYLTGGAESETTMRRNRFGLDSLAFRPRILVDVSSVDPSTSFLGHKLRIPVMLAPIGSLQTLTPEGGVAVAKAAAEFGTIQLVSSVTQPSLEEIAAASASPKIFQLYVAGDLKWVESLLARVKKSGYKALCLTVDTAHYGRRERQMMDRWLPPSRRQSGYEYRAVLTWEIMDAIKEMAGLPFILKGVATAEDAALAVKHGVNAVYVSNHGGRQLDHGRAAIEMLPEIVAAVGGKAEIVLDGGITRGSDVVKAIALGAKAVGIGKLQGWGLGAAGQAGLVRVLELLESEITVTMGLLGVTRVDQLKPEYVCKTQPLGPTHEMSAFPHIPGGRLT